TCATTGATACTGCAGGCCGCCTTCACAACAAGGTGAACCTCATGAACGAGCTTAGCAAAGTCAAAAGGGTGATGCAGAAGGTGGTAGACAACGCCCCGCACGAAGTGCTGCTGGTACTCGACGGCTCTACCGGGCAAAATGCCTTTGAACAGGCCAAACAATTTACTGCAGCTACCGAGGTGACTTCCCTCGCGGTGACCAAATTAGACGGTACCGCAAAAGGAGGGGTGGTGATAGGTATCAGCGACCAGTTCCAGATTCCGGTGAAGTACATCGGGGTGGGAGAGGGCGTTGAAGACCTGCAGGTTTTCAATAAATATGAATTCGTAGACTCTTTCTTTAAAAAATAAATCGGTGTTCATGAAGCAGCTCCTCTTTCTTTGTCTGCTCCCGCTGGTTTTTATCTCCTGTGGCCTAAAAACGGGAGAAGACAAAGAGGCTAAGGAGGCCCTGGTGTGGCAGCCTGAAGATGAAACTGCCGAACTCGAGGAGCAGACCTCTCACGAGCTCGAAAGAATGAGGTTCAGGCTTATTAATTCAAAGTACCTCGACAAAAACGAAATATGGAAGCCTTTTGAAAAGGATCTTGCCAATTTTTCTGCCAGGAAGTACGAATCTTTAAAGCCGCTCATCTTCGAAAGAAGCATCCCCGAACTGCAACGCGCGGTGAAGAACGGCCGACTCACCTATACCGATCTTACGCTTTTCTATATCTACCGCATCAGGGAGCTGGAAAGCAACAATGAGCTTTCGCTAAATGCGATAATTGCTTTGAACCCCAATGTGGTAAACCGGGCCAGGGAACTCGATAAGCGCGGAATTCCTGCAGGTATCGAGAATTCCGTGTATGGCATGCCGGTGCTTCTAAAAGACAACATCAATACTGCCGGGCTCACAACTACCGCCGGGGCCATTGCCCTTGCCAACAACATACCTGCCAAAAATGCCTTTATTGTAGATAGGTTGGAGCAGCATAACGCACTTATTTTAGGCAAGGCCAACCTCAGTGAATGGGCCTACTACTTTTGTGATGGCTGCCCTTTGGGCTATAGCGCCGTGGGTGGACAAACCTTAAACCCCTACGGAAGGAAAGAATTTGAAACCGGGGGCTCCAGTTCGGGAAGTGGCGTAGCCGTTGCCGCAAACTATGCAGTGGCCGCCGTTGGTACCGAAACTGCCGGCTCCATAATTTCCCCCGCGGCTAAAAATGCGGTGGTAGGTTTAAAACCAACTGTCGGTTTACTGAGTCGCAGCGGTATTGTTCCTATTTCCGAAACCCTCGATACGCCCGGCCCCATGACCAAATACGTGATCGATACCGCCATTTTGCTCAACGCCCTTACCGGCAAAGATCCAAAAGACACAGTATCTGTGGCGGCAAATGAAGATTACGTAAAAGCTCTTTCTCCTGATGCTTTAAACGGAAAAAGGATAGGGGTAATGAAATCCCTCATGCAGGATTCCATTTACAACAAGGCCATTCAAACCCTGAAGGAAGGCGGGGCCGTGATCGTGGAATTTGAAGCCGAAGAAGTGCCGCTCAACAACTTCCTCAGCCTGCTCAATGCCGATATGAAAAAAGATCTTCCGGCCTATTTAAATACCGCCGCAGGAAAGCAGGTGGCCTTTGGCAGTGTAGATGAGATCGTAGCCTATAATAAAGAAGACAGCCTGCTAAGGGCGCCCTACGGGCAGCAGCTTTTTGAAGCTATTGTGGCCGATACTACCAGTGCTGCCCAACTTGAGAAAATTGTAGCGCAACTGCGCGATAAAGGGAGAAGCTTTTTTGATGTGCCCATGCAAAAGCACAATCTTGATGCCGTGGCTTCAATTAACAACTATCACGCGGCCTATGCAGCCGTGGCTAAATATCCGGCGCTGGCCGTTCCTGCAGGTTATGAGGCCTCGGGAGAGCCTAAGAGCATTACGCTTATCGCCAAAGCTTTTGAAGAGTATAAGCTTTTAAATATGGGCTATGCTTTTGAGCAGCTAAGCTATGCCCGCAAGCCCCCAAAGAATTACAGGTAATATGTCACAACGCAATTTGGTGATCCTCACCAAGATCATCCTCATCTACAGCATCTTTTTTATTTTCATGAAAGCAGTCGTTATTTTTGGCGGTGCCTGGCTCGTGCCCAACCTGCTTCTAATGCTGCCTTTTCTTATTTTGGGAACCATAGCCGGGATACAGATAAAGCGCGAAAAATATTCCTGGTGGCTGGTGGGTATTGGCGCGGCAGCTATCATCATCATCCGCGTGAACGAAACGGCATTTAGTGTTTGGGTGCAGCAGCAACTCATGAACCAGGCCTAAAATAGCTACGGAAGCACCTCTTCTGAAATGCCATTTTTGGCACTTAATAATTCCTGAAACCAGCATTTCTTCGGAAGTCTCAGCTTTTATATTGAAGGCCAATCCCTGCTGAAGTATTCTTTTTAGCCGGAAGCAAACCTGATGCATTCTCCCCTAAAATCTGCCTGTTCTTTTGCTGAAACCTGTCTGACTTTTAAAATCTCTTCTAAGGCCACCGGACTTTCTTTTTAAGAATACGTTATGAATTCCCTGAAGCTGAGGCTGAAAGCCTGAAATTTCATCGGTACCCCTAAAAACCCTTCAAAAATGTCATTTTGTAAGGAATTTACCAACTATCTTCCTAAAAACCCTTGATAATGAGAGTTGTTTTACGGATTCCCGTAAGCTTCTTTAACAAATATTTAATAGCTTTACTGAAGGCGCAGCAGGGTTTGTTATTATCCCTTATAGACGTTGGATAATCAAAAGAGCTTGTTGTTTTATAGATTGTTGGGAGTAATTAAAATTTTCAGATATGGATAAGCTTGAATTATTGGAGAAGTTAACTTTTGGTGAAAGAATTGCTGAAGACGAAAGCACCAAGCTAAAGGGATACTTTGTATCAACACATATTTGGTCACAAGTCTATAACGGCAAGACTGATGTGATTTATGGACCCAAAGGAAGTGGGAAAAGTGCTATTTACTCCATTCTGGAAGGTGAGGTTGACGATCTTTTTTTCAATAAGAATGTACTGATTACTTCTGCTGAAAATCCGAGAGGGAATACTGTTTTCAAAGGCCTCACTCTAAATCCACCAACTAGTGAAAAGGAATTTGTCCGATTATGGAAACTATATTTCCTTATTATAACTAATTCAATTCTCCTTGATTGGGGGATCAATGATGAAAACATAAAAAAAATTGGAAGATCTCTTGAGAGTTCAGGATTAAAACCGCCTGAAACTAACTTAAGGTCTATCCTAAAAACCTGTATGGATTATGTTAAGAGTTTTGGAAATATTGAGTCACTTCAACCTGGAATTGATTTGAATGAAGCTACTGGACTTCCTTCAGGGTTAAGCATGAAGGTTTCTTTCAGAGAACCAAATACAGCGGAACGAAAAGCTGGAATTGTTTCAGTTGAATCTTTGTATGAACTTCTTAATGAGACACTAATCAAAAATGAAATCTCATTATGGATTTTGATTGATAGGTTAGATGTAGCGTTTTCTGAGAACCTTGATTTAGAAACGAATGCTTTAAAAGCCTTATTTATAGTTTATAATGATCTAAAACCATATGGCAATATTGAGTTAAAAATTTTCCTTCGAGATGATATATGGAGAAGAATAACAAAGCAAGGCTTTAGAGAGGCGAGTCACATAACTAAGACTGTAACAATTACATGGACTAGAGAATCGCTTCTGAACCTAATAATCTCTAGAGCACTAAATAATGAAGATATAATTAAGCATTATGATGTCGAAAGGGAAGATGTTTTAAGTGATTTTGATAAACAAGAAGCTCTTTTCTACCAATTATTTCCAGATCAAGTTGATCAAGGAGCCAAAAAACCACGTACTCTTGACTGGATACTTTCTAGAGTTCGAGATGGGCTGAATATTGTTGCCCCGAGAGAATTGATTCATTTGCTTAATGAAACGATTTCAGAACAGATCAATTTAGTAGCGATTGGTGAAGATAAGGGAGATAGTAAGTCTCTTTTTGCACCTGTTGCCCTAAAAAGAGCATTAGATAAAGTATCCAAGGTTAGATTAGAACAGACAATCTATGCCGAATATCCGAAACTAAGAAACTGGATTGAGAAGCTTGAAGCTGAAAAGGCTGAACATACTCCCGAGACATTGGCTAACCTTTGGAAGGTTGAATTGGAGGAAGCAAAAAAAATTGCTCAAGAATTAAATCTAATTGGATTCTTTGAAGAAAAAGGTACTAAACAATCTCCTAGATATTGGATACCATTTTTATATCGAAATGAATTAAAAATAATCCAAGGATCTGCAGATTAATTACTCCCAACAATGGTAACCGTTGCACAAGCCAATAATTTTTTGAATTCCCGCTACAAATAAGCCGCTTTAAGCGGTTTTTCTTTTATGGATTGGATTGGCTGTGAACGAAATTCAGGTTCCTTAAAATTGAACTGTGAGATTCCTGTAGTAGGTTTTTGGTTGAAGGAGCCAAGCGAGCTGCTCTGCTCCGGATTTCACCTTCTTCGCTTTGAATTTCAGGTATTTTTTGAGGTTGTAAGCAATGGCGGCCAGATGCATACATTTATTTGCTTGCCTGATCCCAATGGTATTCACCTTCCGAAGCCCCAGGAATTCCTTTAGTGTACCAAAAACAGGTTCTACAGTGCTTTGGCGTTTGGCTTTCATATAGCGGCCGCGCCTGGTCTTTACCCGTTCAATGTTCCTATCGTATTCCTCCCGGTAGGCAGTAATGTTGATCCTTTTTTCATGGCTTTTGCCAATGCAGTCCGTTTTTATAGGACAGCCTTTACAATCGGCCCGTGTGGTAAAATAATTGTCCTTTAGATTACCATTTTCCATTTTCTGCTTCCGGAAGGTAACTTTCTTGCCCTGTGGGCACAGCCAGTAATTACCTTCTTTAATATACTCAAATCCTTCAGGCCCGCCTTTGTAGGTCCCGTGCGGCGGGATGTATGTGGTCAGTCCTTTTTTCTCAAAGTATGCGTAATTTTCCCCACTGCTGTAACCGGCATCTGCCAATACATTCTCCCAGATCAAACCTTCCCGGCGCAAGCGCCTGTTGAGTCTTGCGGCAGTATCCTGTAGGTATTTGGTGTCTTTCTTGTCTGCGTGGTATGCCCGTACATCAGTGATAACGTGTGCTTCAATATCTACCGCCAGGTTACACAGGTAGTTCAGTTTTCTGGCCTTCCCGGGTTTGACACTTATCCTGGCATCGGGATCTGTTGGGCTGTAATGGGTTTTGTTGCTGGTGTACTTGCTGCCTTTGTTTTTGGCCCCGGGGCGCATGTCCTGGTCCTCGCTCCATTTCTTGTTCCGGCTTTTGATTTCCTGAAGCTCTTTCTTACTTGCTGTGATCTTCTGCTGTTTTTCAGGGGCTTTGTTCCCTTTGGCTTTGCGATCCCTGCTGCTTTGTACACGCACCTTGGAAAGATGCTCCTCGAGGTCTTCTGCCGGGACTTTGATCTCCAGGCTGTCCATGGAAGCATTGGCTTTTACAGGAGCGGAATCAATTGCCTGGGTGTGCCCGGTTACCAATCCGACTTCAATACACAGCTTTAAAACTTTGGTAAAAACTTCCTCAAAGATATCTTCAGGAAAAAGCTGCCGGGTACGGCTGATGGTACTGTGCCAGGGCAGTTCTTCATCCACATCATATCCCAGGAAATAGAGGATGTCCAACCGCATTGCACAATGGTTCATTACCCCACGATCCGTAGTAATGTTCTCTAAATATCCCACCAGGCAGATTTTAAAAAAGACCACCGGATCAATGCTTTTCTGTCCACTATCTCCGTAGAACTTTTGCGTAAGCGGATAAAGAAACTCCAGGTTCAGGGCTTCTTTTAAACGTCGGTAAAAATTTTCTTTTGGGATCCGGTCACTGAGACGGAAGGAAGTGAAGAGTTTTTCCTGATAATTTTTCTTGCCTTGCATATCAGAAAATTAGCATTTTCTGGTATCTTGTGCAACAGGCACAATGGCTAAGAAAACATAGGGCAGATAAGGCTTTCAGCAAGGTTCGTTTACCTAGCAAACTTCGGTTTCGGTGGACAGATAATCGCTCCGAAAGCCCTACGTTTCTTAGCCGAGAACATTACAGCCAATTTTTTCCTTGATGAAAAATATAGAAAAACAAGTAAATCTAACTTTCAATAAAGCTGTATATCTTCAATTAATGGCTGCATTAGATCCAATTTCTGATTGGTCTAAAATCAAAGATATTGTTATTAGTACTCATTCATTCTTTAAAGAATCACCAAAAGAAGAAATAACTGAAAAAATTGAAGAAATCGACAGCTATCTTTCAAAGATAGTTGAACAATTTCAATTAAGATTTCCGCCAAAAAAAAGCGTAGATGAAATTGCTGATTCTTGGAATAGTTGTTTCAAAAACGATAAAAATCCATTTCAAAATGGAGTCACATTCGGATGGTTAAATGAACTAATGAATATTGATGAGTTGAAATTGTACAAAGACGTTCCTTACCACTTCAAGATAGGATTAGTTGCTCATAAAGGATTTGGTGGTGTAGAAGAAGATTTTCTACTAAAAGATGCTTTTCACGTTCTTATTGAAGCACATAAATATTATGATTTACTAAACACGTATGCAGAGAAAGAAAAAATAAAACAAATTGCAGCAGATAGAATCGAATTTGATAAAAATACTTATAGAAATATATCAGATATTAAATTTGAAATTTCGTCTTATGCACGACTAGGAATTATTTCATTTTATGCATTTTTAGAAGGATTTGTAAATAGTGTTGGATATAGTTATAGAAAAAATAACATAGACCGTTTGAATCCTAATGAAAAGGAGATTTTAGAAGGTTTAAAAAATGGAAGACATATTTCTCTTCGACAAAAACTTGAAAAATTCCAGAGAATAATTAGAAAAGATAAAAAAGTAATATTAATTACTACAGATAACGCACAAACGGAATTCTTTGTTAACGAGTTTTTTAATGTATACGAAAACCTAAGAAATTCATCTGTTCACTTTTCACCTACGAAAGAACCAATTTGGATGAAACCAGATGATTGGTTAGAAAAAATTAATGATTTTTCAAAAATAACTTTAAAAATAGCACTTCAATTTTGGAAGAGTTGCTATGAAACAGATGAAGGTCCGTATTATTTAAATCAATTGGATTACGACGATTTTTATAAAAGATCCAAAAATAGACTTGAGAGTATTGTCGATATTAAAAATGAAATAAGAAAATTGGCTGAAACATAAGTTCACCGTAAATAACGGGTATTGCCGAAATAGTGTAATTTTAAACATCAGAAAATATTTAAATGACCAAAACCACTTTCGATAATTTAATGATCGCCACAATTGCTTTACTTCTTGTGATTGTGAGCATTTTGGGTAGGGAAGAATACAGCCCCATAGCCCTGCTTCCTTTAGTGCTCCTGTTTTTAAGCGGGAAAGCCTACTTCAGGAAACAATAAGCTGCTGCGGTACGGGCTGCCAAAAATGGCATTTTCAGAAGGTATTTTTCAGGTATAAGTGCGGATTTTTCTAATCGATTTCAAACTCCAGCCTCATGGTCACCGAGGCTGTTTTCTTCTTATCGGCGGTATTATAGGCACCGCCCCAGGTGAAGCTTTCGCCGCTGTTCTGGCCAATGATCTGGAAAACGCCAAGATCGGCACTGCGCAGAGAGCCCAGTTCACTGCCGCTGTTTTCGGCGATCTTTTCGGCCCTTATGCGGGCATCTTCTGTGGCGGCCTGGATCATCTGGATCTTGAGGTCACTTAATTTTGTGTAGTAATATCGCGGCGGAGTGGAGTTGAACTGCACGCCTTTTTGCAAAAGTTCGGTGATCTCACGCGACACTTTTTCAACCATAGGTACATCTGTAGATTCGATTTTTACGGTTTGCTGAAGCTGGTAACCTTTAAAGATTTCCCCCACGTAATTGCCGTTTTGGTATTGTGCTTCCCTAAGCTCGGTGGTCTGAACCGAGTTGAAAACAATATTTTTCTCGTCTATTCCTTTTGAAATAAGGTATTGCCTCACGGTTTCTTTGTCGTCGTTAAGCCTCTCGAAAGCCGCCTGCAGTTGCATGCTGGTTTGTGAAAAAGTACCTTCCCATACAATAAGGTCTGAAGTGAAATCTTCACTCCCCGATCCGGTCACTGCGATCACACCGGGAGGAGTGGCCCTTTTCAGGTAAAAATTTCCGGCAATGTAGGCAGCCAGTACTATGGCGACCGATACGAAAATGGGGGCGATGTATTTCATAGGGCGTTGTGTAAACGATTTTATTTTTAAAGATATAAAATAAGTCGGCACAGGGGTTAATTTTACCTCAAATTCCTATTTTTGCGCATGCACAACAACGTCCTTATTTTAGATTTCGGCTCTCAATACACACAATTGATTGCCCGCCGGGTTCGAGAACTCAATATTTACTGCGAGATCCACCCCTTCAACAAGATTCCAAATGAGCTTTCAGGTTTTAAGGCTGTAATACTTTCGGGAAGCCCTTTTTCTGTGAGAGCAGAAGATGCGCCACATCCCGATCTTTCCAGGATCAGGAAACAGCTTCCGGTCCTGGCCGTATGTTATGGTGCGCAATATCTGGCGCATTTTAACGGCGGAAAAGTGGAAGCTTCAGAAATAAGGGAATACGGCCGCGCAAATCTTTCGGTGATCAAAGATGGTGAAGCCTTGTTTGCCCATATTACTGAAAACTCACAGGTATGGATGAGCCACAGTGATACCATTAAAGAACTGCCCCAAAATGGGGTTAGGCTGGCAAGTACGCCCGATGTGTTAAATGCTGCTTACCGCATTGATGGTGAAGAAACTTACGCCATCCAGTTCCATCCCGAAGTTTACCACTCCACAGATGGAAAGCAACTTTTGGAAAACTTTCTTGTAAATATCGCAAAAGTTGAACAGGAATGGACGCCCGAAGCTTTTGTAGACATGACGGTAGCCGACCTTAAGAAGCAAATTGGCGACGATAAAGTGGTATTGGGGCTAAGCGGAGGCGTAGATTCTACCGTTGCCGCCGTACTGCTGCATAAAGCCATTGGCAAGAACCTTTACTGCATCTTTGTAAATAACGGCCTGTTAAGAAAGAATGAATTTGAAAGTGTGCTCGACCAGTACAAGCACATGGGGCTAAACGTAAAAGGGGTTGATGCTTCGGCACGTTTTTTGGAAGCCCTGGCAGGGATCTCAGACCCTGAAGGGAAGCGGAAGGCGATAGGAAAGACCTTTATCGATGTTTTTGATGATGAGGCCCACCGCATAAAGGATGTAAAGTACCTGGCACAGGGCACCATTTATCCCGATGTAATTGAATCTGTTTCGGTGAACGGGCCTTCGGTGACCATAAAATCTCACCACAATGTGGGAGGCCTTCCGGCTTATATGAAACTTAAGGTGGTTGAGCCTTTGAGGATGTTGTTTAAGGATGAGGTGAGAAGAGTGGGGGCAGAGCTGGAGATCGATAAGGAGCTGCTGGGCAGGCATCCTTTCCCGGGGCCGGGGCTTGCCATAAGGATCCTTGGAGATATCACGCCCGAGAAAGTTCGTATTTTACAGGAAGTGGATGCCATATTTATAAACGGATTAAAAGAATGGATGCTGTATGACAAGGTTTGGCAGGCAGGTGCGATCCTTTTACCGGTGAACTCAGTAGGGGTAATGGGCGATGAAAGAACCTATGAAAAAGTGGTTGCCCTGCGTGCGGTAGAATCTACCGACGGGATGACTGCCGACTGGGTGAATTTGCCTTATGATTTTTTACAAAAGACATCCAATACAATAATTAACAGAGTTAAGGGCGTTAATAGGGTAGTATATGACATAAGTTCCAAACCGCCTGCCACTATTGAGTGGGAATAAACAATGACCTATGAAAAAAATTGCAGTTCTTTTCCTCTTTTTACAAATGTTTGCCTTGCAGGCGTTTGCACAGCAGTACAAATACCACATTGTAAAAAGAGGGGAAACTACACAGGAGATTGCCAGGCAGTACAATATTTCTGAAGAAACCCTTTTTAAATACAATCCTGATGCCCGCCGCGGAATAGAACCGGAAGGAAAGCTGGTAGTGCCCATAAATGCTGGGGCTCAGGATAATATCCAGGCTTCAGGGCAGGAAGGTCAAAAATTCGTCATGCATCGCGTGAAGCGAAAAGAGACCCTTTTTAGCCTTTCGCAGGAATATAACGTGAGCATTGAAGATATTAAAAGGTTCAATAAGCATCTTTATTCCGAAGAACTTAGAAGAGGGGAAAAGATCAGGATTCCTGAAAGCAGCCCTGCTGCGCTAACGCAGAAGCCCGACCCTTCACCCTCTCCTTCAAATATTTTTGACCTAAGCGTGAAGGAACACGTGGTGCTTCCGCAGGAAACCCTTTACGGAATTTCCAGAAAATACAACATCACCATTGCCGATTTACAACGGCTTAACCCTAATATGCAGAACCTGCAGCCCGGGATGGTCATCACCGTAAGGAACGGCAATGTGGAGAAAGTGGTTGATGTGGATGGAAAACTTTTCAAATACTACCAGGTACAGCCGCAGGAAACCATTTTTAGCCTTACCCGTCGCTTCGGAATTAGTCGCGATTCGCTGGTGTCACTGAACCCGGCATTGGCCGATGGTTTGAAATCGGGCATGGTGCTTAAGATCCCGAATATTGAGCTTACTGAAGGTGTTGGCGAGTATGAAGCTGAAGAATTCGTGAACCTGGAGCGAAAGATGAATAACTACAGCACAAAGAACCTGGTGCTGATGTTGCCTTTCAACAAGAACAAACTTGTGGTGACCGATACTTCCGATAATTATGCCGATAGGATCAAGAAAGACCAGGTGATGCAGCTGTCGCTTGATTTCTATTCGGGTGTTTTGATGGCGGTAGATTCGGCTAAAACCATCGGGATCTCTACAGATCTCAGGGTGTTAGACACTGAACAGAATCCGGGGAAAGTGAACCTGCTGCTCAATACCGAAAACTTTAATGATGTTGATGCGGTAATTGGGCCACTTTTACAGTCTACCGTAGAGACTGCCGCAAGAGGTTTGGAACGAAGGAATATTCCCGTGGTTTCACCGCTTTCCAAAAAACAGATCACTGCGCTCGACAATTACCTGCAGGCCCGGCCTACAGATGAAATGTTGCGGGAAGCCATGATCACATTTATTTCAGATAATTCGGCAGGTAAGAACCTGGTGATCATTGCCGACGGAAGTGCGGGCGAGACCAGGAGAAGGCTTTCTGCTGCTTTCCCTTCAGCCAGGCTGGTAACTCCTTCAGAAGGTGGTTACATCAACCAGGCGCAGGTGGCGGGGGCTTTAGATAAAACCCGCCCCAACTGGATCATCCTTGAATCTGACAAGATTGGGGTGCTGAGTAATGCCACTTCATATTTAAATTCGCTTGCCGATTCTTACAAGATCACGCTTCTGACTACAGACAGGAACAAATCTTTTGAAAGTGACAATATTTCGAACAGCCATTTAGGAAAGCTCAATTTCCATTACCCTTCTGTAGACCGTGCTTTTGATCCTGAAAAGAACCGGGATTTCATACAAAAGTACGTTGAAAAATATGGAGTAGTGCCTAATTCCGCAGCGGTAAGAGGTTTTGACGTGACCTATGATGTGCTGTTAAGGCTGGCTTCGGCCGAAAACCTTTATGAATCTGTAAAGAACGACAGCGCAACCCAGTATGTAGAGAACAAATTTAGCTACGAGCTTCGTCCCGATGGTGGCTATATCAATAACTCCGTCTATATTTTATCTTACGGAAAAGACCTTAACTTAAAAGTAGTTAGATAATGACTTCAAAAGTAACTTACCTGGGCGACCTGAGAACCCGGTGCGAACATATTCAAAGCAATAACACCTTCATTACAGATGCCCCGGTTGACAACCAGGGAAAGGGGGAGGCCTTTTCCCCAACCGATACCGTTGCTACTGCCTTGGGGAGTTGTATGCTCACCATTGTGGGAATCAAAGCCCGGGACCTGGGGTTGAACGTGGAAGGGACCACTGCCGCGATCACCAAAAGTATGGCTGCCGATCCCAGGCGTATTTCGGGCATAAAAGTTGCAATTTCCTTCCCGGCTTCCTATGACGAGAAAAACAGGAAGATCCTGGAGCGTGCAGCAGAGACTTGTCCGGTGCTGTACAGTCTGCATCCCGATATCGTTCTGGACATCAGTTTTCACTATGAAAAAACTATTGCTGAATAGCCTTTTAATCCTGTTAGTTTCCTTCGGAATTCAGGCGCAGGAAGAAGATGCAAGAATGGGGTGGGTAGAAAATGCCCTCACCTGGGAAAATTTTCAGGCAGCGCCAGATCCTAACAGTCCTTTTTCGGCAAATACCAGTTCGGGGATTTCTTATTCCTGGTCGCTGAAGACCTCTGTTTTAGGAAAAGAATACCATTTTGAAGTAGAGTCGTTCTTCAACCCTCACAGGTCATGGGTGAAAGGCAGTGCTTCTGCCCATCTCCT
This Salinimicrobium tongyeongense DNA region includes the following protein-coding sequences:
- a CDS encoding amidase family protein, which produces MKQLLFLCLLPLVFISCGLKTGEDKEAKEALVWQPEDETAELEEQTSHELERMRFRLINSKYLDKNEIWKPFEKDLANFSARKYESLKPLIFERSIPELQRAVKNGRLTYTDLTLFYIYRIRELESNNELSLNAIIALNPNVVNRARELDKRGIPAGIENSVYGMPVLLKDNINTAGLTTTAGAIALANNIPAKNAFIVDRLEQHNALILGKANLSEWAYYFCDGCPLGYSAVGGQTLNPYGRKEFETGGSSSGSGVAVAANYAVAAVGTETAGSIISPAAKNAVVGLKPTVGLLSRSGIVPISETLDTPGPMTKYVIDTAILLNALTGKDPKDTVSVAANEDYVKALSPDALNGKRIGVMKSLMQDSIYNKAIQTLKEGGAVIVEFEAEEVPLNNFLSLLNADMKKDLPAYLNTAAGKQVAFGSVDEIVAYNKEDSLLRAPYGQQLFEAIVADTTSAAQLEKIVAQLRDKGRSFFDVPMQKHNLDAVASINNYHAAYAAVAKYPALAVPAGYEASGEPKSITLIAKAFEEYKLLNMGYAFEQLSYARKPPKNYR
- a CDS encoding P-loop ATPase, Sll1717 family, whose amino-acid sequence is MDKLELLEKLTFGERIAEDESTKLKGYFVSTHIWSQVYNGKTDVIYGPKGSGKSAIYSILEGEVDDLFFNKNVLITSAENPRGNTVFKGLTLNPPTSEKEFVRLWKLYFLIITNSILLDWGINDENIKKIGRSLESSGLKPPETNLRSILKTCMDYVKSFGNIESLQPGIDLNEATGLPSGLSMKVSFREPNTAERKAGIVSVESLYELLNETLIKNEISLWILIDRLDVAFSENLDLETNALKALFIVYNDLKPYGNIELKIFLRDDIWRRITKQGFREASHITKTVTITWTRESLLNLIISRALNNEDIIKHYDVEREDVLSDFDKQEALFYQLFPDQVDQGAKKPRTLDWILSRVRDGLNIVAPRELIHLLNETISEQINLVAIGEDKGDSKSLFAPVALKRALDKVSKVRLEQTIYAEYPKLRNWIEKLEAEKAEHTPETLANLWKVELEEAKKIAQELNLIGFFEEKGTKQSPRYWIPFLYRNELKIIQGSAD
- a CDS encoding IS1182 family transposase; this encodes MQGKKNYQEKLFTSFRLSDRIPKENFYRRLKEALNLEFLYPLTQKFYGDSGQKSIDPVVFFKICLVGYLENITTDRGVMNHCAMRLDILYFLGYDVDEELPWHSTISRTRQLFPEDIFEEVFTKVLKLCIEVGLVTGHTQAIDSAPVKANASMDSLEIKVPAEDLEEHLSKVRVQSSRDRKAKGNKAPEKQQKITASKKELQEIKSRNKKWSEDQDMRPGAKNKGSKYTSNKTHYSPTDPDARISVKPGKARKLNYLCNLAVDIEAHVITDVRAYHADKKDTKYLQDTAARLNRRLRREGLIWENVLADAGYSSGENYAYFEKKGLTTYIPPHGTYKGGPEGFEYIKEGNYWLCPQGKKVTFRKQKMENGNLKDNYFTTRADCKGCPIKTDCIGKSHEKRINITAYREEYDRNIERVKTRRGRYMKAKRQSTVEPVFGTLKEFLGLRKVNTIGIRQANKCMHLAAIAYNLKKYLKFKAKKVKSGAEQLAWLLQPKTYYRNLTVQF
- a CDS encoding SIMPL domain-containing protein; the encoded protein is MKYIAPIFVSVAIVLAAYIAGNFYLKRATPPGVIAVTGSGSEDFTSDLIVWEGTFSQTSMQLQAAFERLNDDKETVRQYLISKGIDEKNIVFNSVQTTELREAQYQNGNYVGEIFKGYQLQQTVKIESTDVPMVEKVSREITELLQKGVQFNSTPPRYYYTKLSDLKIQMIQAATEDARIRAEKIAENSGSELGSLRSADLGVFQIIGQNSGESFTWGGAYNTADKKKTASVTMRLEFEID
- the guaA gene encoding glutamine-hydrolyzing GMP synthase, with amino-acid sequence MHNNVLILDFGSQYTQLIARRVRELNIYCEIHPFNKIPNELSGFKAVILSGSPFSVRAEDAPHPDLSRIRKQLPVLAVCYGAQYLAHFNGGKVEASEIREYGRANLSVIKDGEALFAHITENSQVWMSHSDTIKELPQNGVRLASTPDVLNAAYRIDGEETYAIQFHPEVYHSTDGKQLLENFLVNIAKVEQEWTPEAFVDMTVADLKKQIGDDKVVLGLSGGVDSTVAAVLLHKAIGKNLYCIFVNNGLLRKNEFESVLDQYKHMGLNVKGVDASARFLEALAGISDPEGKRKAIGKTFIDVFDDEAHRIKDVKYLAQGTIYPDVIESVSVNGPSVTIKSHHNVGGLPAYMKLKVVEPLRMLFKDEVRRVGAELEIDKELLGRHPFPGPGLAIRILGDITPEKVRILQEVDAIFINGLKEWMLYDKVWQAGAILLPVNSVGVMGDERTYEKVVALRAVESTDGMTADWVNLPYDFLQKTSNTIINRVKGVNRVVYDISSKPPATIEWE
- a CDS encoding LysM peptidoglycan-binding domain-containing protein — translated: MKKIAVLFLFLQMFALQAFAQQYKYHIVKRGETTQEIARQYNISEETLFKYNPDARRGIEPEGKLVVPINAGAQDNIQASGQEGQKFVMHRVKRKETLFSLSQEYNVSIEDIKRFNKHLYSEELRRGEKIRIPESSPAALTQKPDPSPSPSNIFDLSVKEHVVLPQETLYGISRKYNITIADLQRLNPNMQNLQPGMVITVRNGNVEKVVDVDGKLFKYYQVQPQETIFSLTRRFGISRDSLVSLNPALADGLKSGMVLKIPNIELTEGVGEYEAEEFVNLERKMNNYSTKNLVLMLPFNKNKLVVTDTSDNYADRIKKDQVMQLSLDFYSGVLMAVDSAKTIGISTDLRVLDTEQNPGKVNLLLNTENFNDVDAVIGPLLQSTVETAARGLERRNIPVVSPLSKKQITALDNYLQARPTDEMLREAMITFISDNSAGKNLVIIADGSAGETRRRLSAAFPSARLVTPSEGGYINQAQVAGALDKTRPNWIILESDKIGVLSNATSYLNSLADSYKITLLTTDRNKSFESDNISNSHLGKLNFHYPSVDRAFDPEKNRDFIQKYVEKYGVVPNSAAVRGFDVTYDVLLRLASAENLYESVKNDSATQYVENKFSYELRPDGGYINNSVYILSYGKDLNLKVVR
- a CDS encoding OsmC family protein — translated: MTSKVTYLGDLRTRCEHIQSNNTFITDAPVDNQGKGEAFSPTDTVATALGSCMLTIVGIKARDLGLNVEGTTAAITKSMAADPRRISGIKVAISFPASYDEKNRKILERAAETCPVLYSLHPDIVLDISFHYEKTIAE